Proteins from one Podospora pseudoanserina strain CBS 124.78 chromosome 1, whole genome shotgun sequence genomic window:
- a CDS encoding hypothetical protein (EggNog:ENOG503P1CT; COG:S), with amino-acid sequence MAPFSFENPHICYHCSAIQLHLELKPQILCCFGCMYNGPGRTTDKGEYVCFECARPFSGTSGLDLCYRSTLPYDLSQALTAAESDHCEFYRWVIHRVTRFFKIQETPSGWKSKKAVGILTQRSRFELSGISNEVGRANLDIKFFSHWVDDDGNKHETRHNLGDFDAWDTGDDPSFGLVSSRPYVQDVKSAQSIDFARSSFETCMRSHPWCRTDQINHMTVSRWPGGALSYERIDPRDIPIRLLDIATGPSPGADAEYIKLIETTVDDKDGQLIEQIAQTGFIVLSYCWGGDQNSKLVASNLQTYKTEGIKLGQLDQSLQDAVWVARQIGIRYLWIDALCIPQDDLDGQGNNPDKAHEISRMASYYGRATLTILAASASRAVDGFLQKRQPATDFDMAPTHAQLIVSDNTKTNDDTPDKVHNILLAKQSPNPPIEPITTRGWTLQESLLSRRILIYGVNQLYWSCLNSFAGCGGKITNLTNRTIPGMESLVPGVYPIGSLIDQPVYLQWNSIVKTYTQRFLSQPGDKLWAISALASHIVQVSAHRGEKPIYAAGLLVDEANPGTWLQQLLWYPDSIEGRDNKRPPGGRYRAPSWSWASLDGVVKVPSWWHEMEEYAAVEEWGVEPAVKGAMYGGLSGGYIFLRAVTQPICRIAGRCGDVVWAERLQTEGTGDDDFDWTYSRKGGNLEGAADSWVLVLLADSGEYRSVIEIGLQDPGVGARILLVGLSSLSTGQLVGVRGIIVEQTVDDDELRFCKRRGSFRLKMGKHANGGQDLAAKFFKKGTKQTLRIL; translated from the coding sequence ATGGCGCCTTTCAGTTTTGAGAATCCACATATCTGCTACCACTGCTCAGCCATACAACTTCATCTCGAACTGAAACCCCAGATTCTCTGCTGCTTCGGGTGTATGTATAATGGTCCAGGCAGGACTACAGATAAAGGCGAATATGTCTGCTTCGAGTGTGCACGCCCATTCTCAGGCACTAGTGGTTTAGATCTTTGCTACCGCTCAACCTTGCCTTACGATCTCTCACAGGCCCTGACCGCTGCCGAGTCTGACCATTGCGAGTTCTATCGCTGGGTTATTCACAGAGTCACTCGCTTCTTCAAGATCCAGGAAACACCAAGCGGCTGGAAGTCCAAAAAAGCAGTTGGAATTCTAACGCAAAGGTCACGTTTTGAACTTTCCGGAATATCGAATGAGGTTGGGAGAGCCAATCTAGATATCAAGTTCTTCAGCCattgggttgatgatgatggcaacaAACACGAAACACGACATAACCTTGGAGATTTTGATGCTTGGGATACGGGCGATGACCCGTCTTTCGGTCTCGTGTCGTCGCGGCCCTACGTGCAGGATGTCAAATCAGCCCAGTCGATCGACTTCGCTAGGTCATCTTTCGAAACATGCATGAGAAGCCATCCCTGGTGCAGAACCGATCAGATCAACCATATGACCGTGTCCCGCTGGCCGGGTGGTGCCTTGTCCTACGAAAGGATAGACCCCAGGGACATACCCATCCGCCTCCTGGATATTGCCACCGGACCGTCCCCTGGGGCTGATGCAGAATACATCAAACTGATCGAGACCACAGTCGATGACAAAGACGGCCAGCTCATTGAGCAAATTGCCCAAACAGGCTTCATAGTTCTCTCCTACTGCTGGGGGGGTGATCAGAATTCCAAACTGGTCGCTTCCAACCTTCAAACCTACAAGACCGAAGGCATCAAGCTGGGCCAGCTAGACCAGTCTCTCCAAGACGCGGTCTGGGTCGCCAGGCAGATAGGAATCCGCTACCTCTGGATCGATGCTTTATGTATCCCCCAAGATGATCTCGATGGCCAGGGAAACAACCCCGACAAAGCCCATGAAATCAGCCGCATGGCCTCCTACTACGGTCGAGCAACCCTGACAATCCTCGCCGCTTCCGCCTCTAGAGCCGTGGATGGTTTCCTACAAAAACGGCAACCAGCAACTGACTTCGACATGGCACCCACCCACGCTCAGTTAATCGTATCTGATAACACCAAGACCAATGACGACACTCCCGATAAAGTccacaacatcctcctcgccaaacagtcccccaacccccctatAGAACCAATAACAACCCGCGGCTGGACCCTCCAAGAATCCCTCCTATCCCGCCGCATCCTCATCTACGGTGTCAACCAACTGTACTGGTCCTGCCTCAATTCCTTCGCCGGCTGCGGTGGCAAAATCACCAACTTAACCAACCGAACCATCCCCGGTATGGAGTCCCTCGTTCCAGGAGTATACCCCATAGGCAGTCTGATCGACCAGCCTGTTTACCTGCAGTGGAACTCCATCGTCAAGACTTATACCCAACGCTTTCTATCACAACCAGGTGACAAACTATGGGCTATCTCCGCGCTTGCTAGCCACATCGTCCAAGTTAGTGCTCACAGGGGAGAAAAGCCCATTTATGCGGCTGGGCTATTGGTCGATGAAGCAAATCCGGGGACGTGGTTGCAGCAGTTGTTGTGGTATCCTGACTCGATTGAGGGAAGAGATAACAAGAGACCACCTGGCGGTAGATACAGAGCACCGAGTTGGTCGTGGGCAAGTCTTGATGGCGTGGTGAAGGTGCCTAGCTGGTGGCATGAAATGGAGGAGTATGCCGCTGTGGAAGAATGGGGGGTTGAACCAGCTGTGAAAGGGGCGATGTATGGAGGACTGAGTGGGGGGTATATCTTTTTAAGGGCGGTGACGCAACCGATTTGTCGCATTGCGGGGAGGTGTGGTGACGTTGTGTGGGCTGAGAGGTTACAGACTGAAGGTACTGGAGATGATGACTTTGATTGGACATACTCTCGAAAGGGGGGTAATCTCGAAGGAGCTGCAGACAGTTgggtcttggtgttgttggcggaTTCTGGCGAGTACAGAAGCGTGATTGAGATAGGGCTTCAGGATCCTGGAGTTGGAGCGAGAATATTGCTTGTTGGCTTGTCATCTTTGTCAACGGGACAACTTGTGGGGGTCAGAGGAATAATAGTCGAGCAGACTgtagatgatgatgagttgaGGTTCTGTAAGCGACGTGGGAGTTTCCGACTGAAAATGGGGAAGCATGCAAATGGGGGCCAAGATCTGGCAGCCAAGTTCTTCAAGAAGGGAACAAAGCAAACTCTGAGGATTCTGTAA
- a CDS encoding hypothetical protein (COG:S; EggNog:ENOG503P6E5), with protein MSSQDIVKTSYAQVATAYDGYAQTPAGIIEAQLIARALGPGDLTGLHVLDLGGGSGIHARECIDYGAESVDIVDISPEMLQIASNIEESLGREGKIRFFEADVSKPLSEYNHPLREKYDVVMANWIFSHADKRSTLEGMFANIGAYLKPGGIFVGIRDANPFSHEFKTGKYGAHTGWVKEIEGGVKYWAVLHCKPEPVEFEVASLEIIYGGSKELYENAGLTKIVEMSLESAQCVKDDPEF; from the coding sequence ATGTCCTCGCAAGACATAGTCAAAACCTCTTACGCGCAAGTCGCAACAGCCTACGACGGCTACGCTCAAACCCCAGCCGGCATCATCGAAGCCCAACTCATCGCCCGTGCCCTCGGCCCCGGCGATCTCACCGGCCTTCATGTCCTAGACCTCGGTGGGGGCAGTGGTATCCACGCCAGAGAATGCATCGACTACGGCGCGGAATCAGTCGACATTGTCGACATCTCCCCCGAGATGCTCCAAATCGCTTCCAACATTGAAGAGTCCCTCGGCCGCGAGGGCAAGATCCGGTTCTTTGAAGCTGATGTCTCGAAGCCTTTGTCTGAGTACAACCACCCACTGCGAGAAAAGTACGATGTCGTCATGGCGAACTGGATCTTCAGCCACGCCGACAAGAGGTCAACTCTGGAGGGCATGTTTGCCAATATTGGCGCCTATTTGAAGCCAGGGGGAATCTTTGTCGGGATTAGAGATGCGAATCCCTTCAGTCATGAGTTCAAGACGGGGAAGTATGGGGCTCATACGGGCTGGGTCAAGGAGATTGAAGGAGGGGTGAAGTATTGGGCTGTTTTGCACTGCAAGCCTGAGCCGGTCGAATTTGAGGTTGCTTCGCTTGAGATTATCTATGGGGGGTCGAAGGAGCTGTATGAGAATGCTGGGTTGACCAAGATTGTGGAGATGTCACTGGAGAGTGCGCAGTGTGTGAAAGATGATCCGGAGTTTTAG
- a CDS encoding hypothetical protein (COG:S; EggNog:ENOG503NWZ7) — protein sequence MSANQHTQLGDRLSGLQRAVKKALNPVAEYPHAPGNLEPEATPDIIGAIKSLGFKDYETLLAFLNAAVQGAVDDNELLLERLIQLLSKLPTISKERKQITDGLLTQLWNSLDHPPATSLGQEFRYRSADGSGNNINHPELGAANRPYARTVPPLTFQNPSQPDPSTIFDMLMARGDTFQPHPQGISSVMFYLATLIIHDCFQTSFSDYNINQTSSYLDLSPLYGRNEVEQKAMRTFQNGLLKPDCFSSKRILGFPPGCGVFLVMFNRYHNYVVTQLAKINENGRFNKPGTEAGSAAWEKYDNDLFQTGRLITCGLYANIILHDYTRSILALNHVDTTWSLDPRTKSGKNMFSQPSPRGVGNQVSVEFNLLYRWHSTVSQRDEKWTIDEFTRLLDGKDPNEAALPEVLRALAKFDRDIPSEPENRNTLGGLVRQADGTFEDDGLVKILTESIEDIAGSFGANRVPNVFKTVEILGIKQARYWNVATLNEFRAFMGLTKHTTFEDINPDPVVAKKLRDLYDSPDSVEMYPGLVIEKAKPPISPGSGLCTNYTTSKAILSDAVSLIRGDRFYTLDYTPKNLTNWGYNEPNSDNKISQGHVMHKLIFRAFPNHFQYNSIYAHYPFVIPAKNKQIHDNLGTSPNYTWDKPQRHTSPVVIRFYQVAKTILANSIPVSFNPPWNSPQTTPSAPPTTTPITLTKSQSASLNRFCQEKITHHLQKSSIPIVSSSIADTRSEVDIIRDVLSPVATQLYATIFNLPLKTLQNPHGVYSEYELFTVLAAIAGSVSPDVDGRASEFRVRQTAKGMAGKLGGLVVKELKDEKGVVGGLLGRVEGLVHRHVGATEDEVEIGKLGKGVLEGFLRREGGIWKRLFMGGGGVGWGCAWGGGAGEGFGGDFGLLSGGGEGVFGRCGEGCEGWG from the exons ATGAGTGCGAATCAGCACACACAACTCGGAGATAGGCTCTCAGGCCTTCAGCGGGCAGTCAAGAAAGCCCTCAATCCAGTGGCAGAATATCCTCATGCCCCTGGAAATCTTGAACCTGAAGCTACACCCGATATCATAGGTGCCATCAAGTCGCTGGGGTTCAAGGATTATGAAACCCTGCTCGCCTTTCTGAACGCCGCTGTCCAAGGAGCTGTCGACGACAATGAACTTTTGCTGGAACGGCTGATCCAGCTTCTGTCAAAGCTGCCAACTATCTCCAAGGAGCGCAAGCAAATCACGGATGGCCTCCTCACCCAGCTGTGGAATAGCCTCGACCATCCACCCGCCACATCACTAGGCCAAGAATTCCGCTATCGGTCTGCCGATGGCTCTGGGAACAATATCAATCACCCCGAACTTGGGGCTGCCAACAGACCTTATGCCAGAACTGTACCTCCCTTGACATTTCAAAATCCCAGCCAGCCCGACCCGTCGACAATCTTCGATATGCTGATGGCACGTGGTGACACTTTccaaccacatccccaagGTATCTCTAGCGTAATGTTTTACCTCGCAactctcatcatccatgaCTGTTTTCAGACGTCCTTCTCAGactacaacatcaaccagaCTTCTTCTTATCTCGACTTGTCACCCTTATACGGTCGAAATGAAGTGGAGCAAAAGGCCATGAGGACCTTCCAAAACGGTCTTCTCAAGCCGGATTGCTTCAGTTCCAAGAGAATTCTTGGGTTTCCTCCTGGATGTGGCGTCTTCCTGGTCATGTTCAACAGGTACCACAACTATGTGGTGACACAGCTTGCCAAGATCAACGAGAATGGCCGTTTCAACAAGCCAGGCACGGAAGCAGGAAGTGCCGCCTGGGAGAAGTACGACAATGACCTGTTTCAGACAGGCCGTCTCATCACTTGCGGTCTTTATGCCAACATCATTCTTCACGACTATACGAGGTCGATTCTTGCTCTCAATCATGTCGACACGACGTGGAGTCTCGACCCTCGCACCAAGTCTGGCAAAAACATGTTCAGTCAGCCATCCCCTCGTGGTGTCGGAAACCAGGTTTCGGTTGAGTTTAATCTTCTTTATCGGTGGCACAGCACTGTTTCTCAACGGGATGAGAAGTGGACCATTGATGAGTTCACTCGACTTCTGGACGGCAAGGACCCTAATGAGGCGGCGTTGCCAGAGGTACTGAGGGCTCTGGCAAAGTTTGATCGCGATATTCCTAGTGAACCTGAGAACCGGAATACACTCGGCGGGCTTGTTCGCCAGGCTGACGGCACattcgaggatgatggcttAGTGAAGATACTCACCGAGTCCATTGAGGACATTGCCGGCTCTTTCGGTGCCAACCGGGTACCTAACGTGTTCAAGACGGTAGAGATCTTGGGCATCAAGCAAGCGCGTTACTGGAATGTGGCTACCCTCAATGAGTTCCGGGCTTTCATGGGTCTCACCAAGCACACCACTTTTGAGGATATCAACCCCGACCCTGTGGTGGCCAAGAAACTGCGGGACTTGTACGACTCGCCTGACTCTGTCGAGATGTATCCCGGGCTGGTCATCGAGAAAGCCAAGCCTCCTATCTCCCCTGGAAGTGGGCTTTGCACAAACTATACCACGAGTAAAGCAATTTTGTCTGATGCTGTCAGTCTCATTCGTGGAGACAGGTTCTACACTCTGGACTACACGCCCAAGAATCTTACAAACTGGGG CTACAACGAACCCAACTCCGACAACAAAATCAGCCAAGGCCACGTCATGCACAAGCTCATCTTCCGCGCCTTCCCCAACCACTTCCAGTACAACTCCATCTACGCCCACTACCCCTTTGTCATCCCggccaagaacaagcagaTCCACGACAACCTCGGGACCTCCCCCAACTACACCTGGGATAAACCCCAACGCCACACCTCCCCGGTCGTGATCAGATTTTACCAAGTAGCCAAGACGATCCTTGCCAACAGCATTCCcgtctccttcaaccccccctggAACAgcccccaaacaacaccatccgcACCTCCCACTACTACCCCTATAACCCTCACAAAATCCCAATCTGCTTCTCTGAATCGGTTCTGCCAAGAAAAAAtaacccaccacctccaaaagAGCAGCATCCCTATCGTCTCTTCTTCCATTGCTGACACCCGCAGCGAAGTCGACATAATCCGCGATGTCCTCTCCCCTGTCGCGACGCAGCTCTACGCGACAATCTTCAACCTCCCGCTTAAGACTTTGCAAAACCCTCATGGCGTCTACAGTGAGTACGAGCTCTTCACTGTACTTGCCGCCATCGCGGGTAGTGTGTCCCCTGATGTGGATGGTCGTGCCAGTGAGTTTAGAGTCAGGCAGACGGCGAAAGGGATGGCGGGTAagcttggggggttggtagtcaaggagttgaaggatgaaaagggggtggtggggggattgttggggagggtggaggggttggttcaCCGGCATGTTGGGGCTactgaggatgaggtggagaTTGGGAAacttgggaagggggttttggaggggtttttgagacgggagggagggatttGGAAAAGGTTGTttatggggggggggggtgttggttggggttgcgcttggggtggtggagctggtgagggttttgggggagatTTTGGACTTCTatctgggggaggggagggggtatttGGGAGATGTGGGGAGGGCTGTGAaggctggggatga
- the PRE10 gene encoding putative proteasome subunit alpha type-7 (EggNog:ENOG503NU0E; BUSCO:EOG092644WX; COG:O; MEROPS:MER0000553): MQTSIGTGYDLSNSIFSPDGRNFQVEYAVKAVENGGTSIGIRCKDGVVLAVEKIVTSKLLKPGANKRIATVDRHLGVVCSSLFRFLSLRPSRPLTRPSHSQVYSGMLPDGRHFVDRARDEARSWRDNFKTPITTSDLASRMGNYLQAHTLYQSVRPFGITAIVGGFDAQEELPVDGQVGSGPSCGAGGKNPDKKYGGPFLYMIEPSGLYWGYYGAATGKGRQAAKAELEKLDLTGEGITLEEAVKEAARIIYVAHDDSKDKEFELEMSWISGRDGPTKGLHQEVPKALREEAERLAKKSLDDSDDEEEEKKEGDKMEE, from the exons ATG CAGACGTCGATAGGAACAGGCTACGATCTCTCcaactccatcttctcccccgatGGCCGCAACTTCCAAGTCGAGTACGCCGTGAAGGCGGTCGAGAACGGCGGCACCTCGATCGGCATCCGGTGCAAGGACGGCGTCGTGCTCGCGGTGGAAAAGATTGTCACATCGAAGCTCCTCAAGCCAGGTGCCAACAAGCGCATCGCGACCGTGGATAGACATTTGGGTGTTGTATGTTCCTCTCTATTTCGTTTCCTCTCTCTTCGTCCATCCCGCCCACTAACACGACCTTCCCACTCCCAGGTATACTCCGGCATGCTCCCCGACGGCCGGCACTTTGTAGACCGAGCCCGCGACGAAGCCCGCTCATGGCGCGACAACTTCAAGACCCCCATCACAACCTCCGACCTGGCCTCCCGCATGGGCAACTACCTCCAAGCCCACACCCTCTACCAGTCCGTCCGCCCCTTcggcatcaccgccatcgtAGGCGGCTTCGACGCCCAGGAGGAGCTCCCCGTCGACGGCCAAGTCGGCTCCGGCCCCTCGtgcggcgccggcggcaagAACCCCGACAAGAAGTATGGCGGTCCTTTTCTCTACATGATTGAGCCCTCGGGTCTGTACTGGGGGTACTATGGTGCCGCTACCGGCAAGGGGAGACAGGCGGCCAAggctgagctggagaagctggaccTGACGGGCGAGGGGATCAccttggaggaggcggtcaaggaggcggcgaggattATCTATGTTGCGCACGATGACAGCAAGGATAAGGAGTTTGAGCTGGAGATGAGCTGGATCAGCGGGAGGGATGGCCCGACTAAGGGGTTGCATCAGGAGGTTCCCAaggcgttgagggaggaggcggagaggttggcgaagAAGTCGCTGGATgatagtgatgatgaggaggaggagaagaaggagggggataagaTGGAGGAGTGA
- the POL5 gene encoding DNA-directed DNA polymerase (BUSCO:EOG09260M44; EggNog:ENOG503NV4D; COG:K), translating to MGSKRKRTPKEVQNDTAAAQQPIQKRSKKDDTTTTTTEPLAPVSNGSTSTKSKTPKVTLFVEHPTGEDRKREAELYDQLGREDESDRIKAASSIISSLLSGDGVDEPVLRRHLEKRLFRGLASGRNASRLGFSLVLTEILGQLYGNENLAEKKYTGLSFEEVKKILVKSTTPFGNLAGQEERNHWFGQLFGVECFVRSGVLFQDQKKWGEILGLLLGLSMKKSWLKTQCGYVIVQAVAQMGKKMAEETLARLAEEGFAKTPEGVGIWITALDRFPDMKVPAQPWRNPLAGSSLAALPAALKDSGREQTSDEGAKKPKAGNWTAQLHFVWDLILAHFAKAGQKSENEALEQFEQFWSRVVDEGFFSKNSSDSQKFSGFMIFQKMLEGAPNCEFIVKTLFSKNLMACLMNQAAKEDRYLHRAAVKALKALEAAAHHNPNWLPTILKGLFGKHGAYNFDQRTNTKTIDKLLQNTTSDTIKPVLKVLQLKDPSKSGLDLEQYYQALGNYLLRLSSAFSEEQYAKESNKRGVAQKAIKVLAELAYSNNAVPEKVRETLRTRATSAFAKLTSRSDAFGDLCDAILSIETEVDPEDELALTVLPRAFERLKDLLDHDKTTEETKGPRQALALLFAVGILQFYNQDPDVMDLFDELEECYEKLVGESDEEEGGISEFLVEVLLAMVARPSALMKQVSRQVFEAFTPLMSAEAIKLLTDPLAADESAKGQQALFSTEDEDMMDAEAGSDDESEIEDDAALDSDVEMANLEDAGSDEGDSDSEDNSGSADEDDEAEKENQETLDALDKELSAALGTHRLDQDADAASDDGSDMTDSEMLAVDEKLAEIFRHRAKATSKKKENKDAKETVINFKHRVLDMLGIFVKKESTQANPLVFEAVLPLLNLIRTTTAKPLANKAHEAVQNLSKGIKKARSEGKTPAIEGDEHYEMLGKLHEEAARDPSHAFTKAVSTCCLTVASLMCNDDDAESDDMAKVFNLYAETQLKWFRGEVKIQASFFSDWLNWCQAHANAAASAAAAAKKEEK from the exons ATGGgcagcaaaagaaaaagaacgCCCAAAGAGGTGCAAAACGACACCGCCGCTGCTCAGCAACCAATCCAGAAGCGCTCCAAGAAGGATGACaccacgacaacaacaacagaaccACTAGCTCCCGTAAGCAACGgctcgacatcaacaaaatCAAAAACCCCCAAGGTCACCCTCTTCGTCGAGCACCCTACGGGCGAAGACCGCAAACGCGAAGCGGAGCTCTACGACCAACTCGGCCGCGAAGACGAATCCGATCGCATAAAAGCCGCCAgttccatcatctccagccTCCTCTCTGGGGATGGCGTCGATGAGCCCGTTCTCCGTCGGCACCTCGAGAAGCGTCTCTTTCGCGGGTTGGCGAGCGGGAGGAATGCTTCCCGTTTGGGATTCAGTCTGGTGTTGACAGAGATTTTGGGGCAGTTATACGGGAACGAAAATCTAGCGGAGAAGAAATACACTGGGCTGAGctttgaggaggtgaagaagattcTCGTCAAGAGCACCACACCCTTTGGGAATCTGGCTGggcaagaagagaggaaCCACTGGTTTGGACAGCTGTTTGGCGTGGAGTGTTTTGTTCGGAGTGGGGTTTTGTTTCAGGACCAAAAGAAGTGGGGGGAgattttggggttgttgcttgggttgtcgatgaagaagagttGGTTGAAGACGCAGTGCGGGTATGTGATTGTGCAAGCGGTGGCGCAgatggggaagaagatggcggaggagacgcTTGCGAGGTTGGCCGAGGAAGGGTTTGCGAAGACGcccgagggggtggggattTGGATTACGGCGTTGGATAGGTTTCCTGATATGAAGGTTCCAGCGCAGCCGTGGAGGAATCCGCTGGCGGGGAGCTCGTTGGCTGCGCTGCCGGCTGCGCTGAAGGATAGTGGACGGGAGCAGACTAGTGATGAAGGAGcgaagaagccaaaggcgGGTAATTGGACGGCACAGTTGCACTTTGTGTGGGATTTGATACTGGCGCATTTTGCAAAGGCCGGGCAGAAGTCGGAGAACGAGGCTTTGGAGCAGTTTGAGCAGTTCTGGAGTCGGGTTGTTGACG agggcttcttctccaagaACTCTTCAGACAGCCAGAAGTTTTCAGGCTTCATGATCTTCCAGAAGATGCTCGAAGGCGCGCCGAATTGCGAGTTCATTGTCAAGACACTGTTCAGCAAGAACTTGATGGCATGCTTGATGAACCAGGCTGCCAAAGAGGATCGGTACTTGCATCGGGCGGCTGTCAAAGCGCTCAAGGCccttgaggctgctgctcatcaCAACCCGAACTGGCTGCCAACAATTCTCAAGGGACTGTTCGGGAAGCATGGTGCGTACAACTTTGACCAGCGAACAAACACCAAGACGATCGATAAGCTGCTCCAGAACACCACTTCCGATACTATCAAGCCTGTTCTCAAGGTCTTGCAGCTCAAGGACCCATCCAAGAGTGGTCTAGACCTCGAACAGTATTACCAGGCCCTTGGCAACTATCTCCTCAGACTTTCCAGCGCGTTTTCAGAGGAACAGTATGCGAAGGAATCGAACAAGAGAGGCGTTGCCCAGAAGGCTATCAAGGTTCTCGCTGAGCTTGCGTACTCTAATAACGCTGTTCCTGAGAAGGTCCGCGAAACACTGCGGACAAGGGCAACATCTGCGTTTGCCAAGCTCACCAGCAGGTCAGATGCCTTTGGTGATCTTTGTGATGCCATTTTGTCTATTGAGACTGAGGTGGATCCCGAGGACGAGCTTGCCCTCACTGTCCTCCCCCGTGCCTTTGAGAGGCTGAAAGACTTGCTTGATCACGACAAGACCACAGAGGAAACCAAAGGTCCTCGACAAGCGTTGGCTTTGCTATTTGCTGTTGGCATTCTTCAGTTCTACAACCAGGATCCTGATGTCATGGATTTGTTTGATGAACTTGAGGAGTGCTATGAGAAGCTTGTTGGCGAgagcgacgaggaagagggcggtaTCTCAGAGTTCCTTGTCGAGGTCCTGCTTGCCATGGTTGCTCGGCCTTCAGCACTAATGAAGCAGGTGTCCCGGCAGGTATTCGAGGCATTCACCCCTCTCATGTCAGCAGAAGCCATCAAACTGTTGACTGATCCCTTGGCTGCTGATGAAAGCGCCAAGGGCCAGCAAGCACTTTTCAGCACCGAAGACGAAGACATGATGGATGCCGAAGCCGGAAGCGACGATGAGAGCGAAATCGAAGATGACGCAGCCCTCGACTCAGACGTCGAGATGGCCAACCTCGAAGACGCCGGTTCCGATGAAGGTGACTCCGACAGCGAGGACAACTCGGGCTCCgccgacgaagacgacgaagccGAAAAGGAAAACCAAGAAACCCTCGACGCCCTCGACAAGGAACTCTCCGCAGCCCTCGGCACACACCGCCTAGACCAGGACGCCGACGCAGCCTCGGACGACGGCTCAGACATGACCGACTCGGAAATGCTAGCCGTCGACGAGAAACTCGCCGAGATCTTCAGACACCGCGCCAAAGccaccagcaagaagaaggagaacaaggacgCCAAGGAGACCGTCATCAACTTCAAGCACCGCGTTCTCGACATGTTGGGTATCTTTGTCAAGAAGGAATCCACCCAGGCGAACCCCCTCGTCTTCGAGGCTGTCCTCCCCTTGCTCAACCTCATCCGCACGACAACCGCCAAGCCGCTCGCCAACAAGGCACACGAGGCGGTTCAGAACCTGTCAAAGGgcatcaagaaggcgaggtCGGAGGGGAAAACACCTGCTATTGAAGGGGACGAGCACTACGAGATGTTGGGGAAGCTGCACGAGGAGGCGGCCAGGGATCCCTCGCATGCGTTCACCAAGGCTGTGTCGACGTGCTGCTTGACGGTTGCTTCGCTCATGtgcaatgatgatgatgctgagaGCGATGACATGGCCAAGGTTTTCAACCTGTATGCCGAGACGCAGCTGAAGTGGTTCCGTGGCGAGGTCAAGATTCAAGCGTCGTTCTTTTCGGACTGGCTCAACTGGTGCCAGGCTCATGCTAATGCTGCTGCtagtgctgctgctgctgcgaagaaggaagagaagtaG